Proteins co-encoded in one Gemmatimonadaceae bacterium genomic window:
- a CDS encoding HAMP domain-containing histidine kinase: MNAAVLLSACVAILQLAMAVLFIAVARAPGWRQARTFALIATSAAAYSAGNIGASWHPMADPIRRVLATVSYVAAGIFAAGWLVFAFGGSDGRVREMPRWARALALASLGGAAISITTLQLSSDTWVDITVDWATLHYRFPAPNPLGSAITYVYLFVVVCVCMDLWRPRPAGERTWEYRVGFSIFFLATAVEVLITNGVLRFFFVADVGFLAVVIPMAAATVRRFIADARRLSSLSTQLTMEVELRTQERDEAHHAWIEAERQASLGRLAAGVGHEINNPLAYLRLNLELMGEWGRDHAAPTELLESVESALDGADRIRRVVDALRASTRPGAGVFSPVSLEEVTQSALRVAAHQLRGVAIDVDLSDAPTVLGDEPRLVQAMVNLLLNASQSVRQRWTNADESQAAPRIRVQVATDREGRAALTVADNGAGISREELRRLMQPYFSTRGGAEGIGFGLFLARGVFEQHGGVVDVESNPGTGTQVRVRLPSALERQASALQPLQPLAASVGGGRHTIEAAGDAGETAARGASVAH; encoded by the coding sequence ATGAATGCCGCCGTTCTCCTCTCCGCTTGTGTCGCCATCCTGCAGCTCGCGATGGCGGTCCTGTTCATCGCCGTGGCGCGCGCGCCGGGGTGGCGGCAGGCGCGCACCTTTGCCCTGATCGCCACCAGCGCGGCGGCCTACAGCGCGGGGAACATCGGTGCCAGCTGGCACCCGATGGCCGACCCGATTCGCCGAGTGCTGGCCACCGTCAGTTATGTCGCCGCGGGGATCTTCGCGGCGGGTTGGCTGGTGTTTGCATTTGGCGGGAGCGACGGGCGCGTGCGCGAGATGCCGCGCTGGGCGCGCGCGCTGGCGCTGGCGTCGCTGGGTGGCGCCGCGATCTCGATCACCACGTTGCAGCTGTCGAGCGACACGTGGGTCGATATCACGGTGGACTGGGCCACGCTGCACTACCGCTTCCCGGCCCCCAACCCCCTCGGCTCGGCGATCACGTATGTCTACCTGTTCGTCGTCGTTTGTGTCTGCATGGACCTCTGGCGGCCGCGCCCAGCCGGGGAGCGCACGTGGGAGTACCGCGTGGGTTTCTCGATCTTCTTCCTCGCGACCGCGGTCGAGGTCCTCATCACCAACGGCGTCCTCCGCTTCTTCTTCGTGGCAGACGTCGGCTTCCTGGCCGTGGTGATCCCGATGGCGGCGGCGACGGTTCGCCGCTTCATCGCCGACGCGCGGCGGCTCTCGTCGCTCTCCACGCAACTCACGATGGAGGTCGAGCTCCGCACGCAGGAGCGCGACGAAGCCCACCATGCCTGGATCGAGGCGGAGCGGCAGGCCTCGCTTGGGCGACTGGCGGCCGGCGTCGGGCACGAGATCAACAACCCGCTCGCCTACCTGCGCCTCAACCTCGAGCTGATGGGCGAGTGGGGGCGCGACCATGCCGCCCCCACAGAGCTGTTGGAATCGGTGGAAAGTGCGCTCGACGGTGCCGACCGTATTCGACGTGTCGTCGACGCGCTGCGAGCCTCGACGAGGCCGGGGGCAGGGGTCTTCTCACCCGTATCGCTGGAAGAGGTGACGCAATCGGCGTTGCGCGTTGCAGCGCACCAACTGCGCGGCGTCGCGATCGATGTCGATCTGTCGGACGCACCGACAGTGCTGGGTGACGAACCCCGCCTGGTGCAGGCGATGGTGAACCTGCTCCTGAATGCGTCGCAGTCGGTGCGCCAGCGCTGGACCAACGCCGACGAATCGCAGGCGGCTCCGCGCATCCGGGTGCAAGTGGCGACCGATCGCGAGGGGCGCGCCGCGCTCACGGTGGCCGACAACGGGGCAGGCATCTCGCGCGAGGAGCTGCGCCGGTTGATGCAGCCGTACTTCTCGACGCGTGGCGGGGCGGAAGGAATCGGGTTCGGGCTCTTCCTGGCGCGCGGCGTCTTCGAGCAGCACGGTGGCGTGGTCGACGTCGAGAGCAACCCGGGAACGGGGACGCAGGTGCGGGTGCGCCTCCCTTCGGCGCTCGAACGGCAGGCGTCGGCGCTGCAGCCGCTGCAGCCGCTGGCGGCGAGCGTTGGCGGGGGGCGACACACCATCGAGGCGGCGGGTGACGCCGGCGAGACAGCCGCACGAGGGGCGAGCGTCGCGCATTAA
- a CDS encoding L-lactate permease, whose protein sequence is MWPQTYDPLHSPVLSTLVAAVPLVVLLGLLARHEVRAHWAAVAGLTSAVLVAIVALGMPAPMALATAAYGALYGLFPIGWIVVNVIFLYRLTSESGYFAALQGSITRVTDDRRLQLVLIAFSFGAFFEGAAGFGTPVAVTGALLIGLGFTPLQASGLSLIANTAPVAYGALGTPIIALQGVTGLDLLQLSAMVGRQLPVFSIIVPFWLMMAYVGFGATMAVWPALLVAGVAFAVPQWAISNLHGPWLVDVGASVCSMGALVAFLKVWKPKTRWTGDGEAGPSEGSGETGVPAAPAEEPPSDRGPGLPNGAQRASPVISPVRAWVPWIVLSVLVFLWGLPQVKGFLNGLSAPAFPVPGLHLLVQRMPPVVAQPTAEGAVFTLNWLSATGSAICLAAMIGGLLMGYRPAALAREYVATLKVTRTSLLTIAAMLSLGYVSRYAGMDAILGLAFAQTGVLYPFFGALLGWLGVALTGSDTSSNVLFGSLQTLTAQQVGVSPTLMAAANSTGGVMGKMIDAQSIVVASTATRWYGQEGRILRFVFWHSLALAALVGLLVLLQAYVPPFTRMVVAP, encoded by the coding sequence ATGTGGCCCCAAACGTACGACCCGCTCCACTCTCCGGTCCTCTCGACCCTCGTCGCCGCGGTACCGCTGGTGGTCCTGCTCGGGCTGTTGGCGCGGCACGAGGTGCGGGCGCACTGGGCGGCGGTGGCGGGGCTGACGTCGGCGGTGCTGGTGGCGATCGTGGCGCTGGGGATGCCGGCGCCAATGGCGCTGGCCACGGCGGCGTACGGGGCGTTGTACGGGCTGTTCCCGATCGGGTGGATCGTGGTGAACGTGATCTTCCTGTATCGCCTGACGAGTGAGTCGGGGTACTTCGCGGCGCTGCAGGGGAGCATCACGCGCGTCACCGACGACCGTCGGCTGCAACTGGTGCTGATCGCCTTCTCGTTCGGCGCCTTCTTCGAGGGGGCGGCGGGGTTCGGGACCCCCGTGGCCGTGACGGGAGCGCTCCTCATCGGGTTGGGGTTCACGCCGCTGCAGGCGAGCGGGCTGTCGCTCATCGCCAACACCGCGCCCGTGGCCTATGGCGCGCTGGGGACGCCGATCATCGCCCTGCAGGGCGTCACTGGGCTCGACCTGTTGCAACTGAGCGCGATGGTGGGGCGGCAGCTCCCCGTCTTCTCGATCATCGTCCCCTTCTGGCTCATGATGGCCTATGTGGGGTTCGGTGCCACCATGGCGGTATGGCCGGCGCTGCTGGTGGCGGGGGTGGCATTCGCCGTTCCGCAGTGGGCGATCTCGAACCTGCACGGGCCGTGGTTGGTGGACGTGGGGGCGAGCGTGTGCTCGATGGGGGCGCTGGTGGCGTTCCTGAAGGTGTGGAAGCCGAAGACGCGCTGGACGGGAGACGGGGAAGCTGGCCCCAGCGAAGGCTCGGGGGAGACGGGAGTGCCGGCTGCGCCGGCGGAGGAGCCGCCGTCCGACCGCGGCCCCGGGTTGCCTAACGGCGCGCAGCGGGCGAGTCCCGTCATTTCGCCGGTGCGGGCGTGGGTGCCGTGGATCGTGCTCTCGGTGCTGGTCTTCCTGTGGGGATTGCCGCAGGTGAAGGGGTTCCTGAACGGCCTCTCGGCGCCGGCCTTCCCGGTGCCGGGGTTGCACCTGCTGGTGCAGCGGATGCCACCCGTGGTGGCGCAGCCGACGGCAGAAGGGGCGGTGTTCACGCTCAACTGGCTGTCGGCCACGGGGAGTGCGATTTGCCTGGCGGCGATGATCGGCGGGCTCCTCATGGGGTACCGCCCCGCGGCGCTGGCGCGCGAGTACGTGGCGACGCTCAAGGTCACGCGGACGTCGCTGCTCACCATCGCCGCGATGCTCTCGTTAGGGTACGTGTCGCGCTATGCGGGAATGGATGCCATCCTGGGGCTCGCCTTCGCGCAGACGGGGGTGCTCTACCCGTTCTTCGGCGCGCTGCTGGGATGGCTGGGGGTCGCGCTCACCGGCTCCGACACCTCGTCGAACGTCCTGTTCGGCTCCCTGCAGACACTCACCGCGCAACAGGTCGGCGTGAGCCCGACGCTGATGGCGGCCGCGAACTCGACGGGCGGCGTGATGGGGAAGATGATCGACGCCCAGAGCATCGTCGTGGCCAGCACTGCCACGCGCTGGTACGGGCAGGAAGGGCGCATTCTCCGCTTTGTCTTCTGGCACTCGCTGGCCCTGGCCGCTCTCGTGGGGCTGCTGGTTCTCCTCCAGGCATACGTCCCGCCATTCACCCGCATGGTGGTCGCGCCCTGA
- a CDS encoding serine hydrolase: MRLSRLAACALAAVSPLSLAAAQAKGPASQLPTASPAAPTPALAGAPAVRGPRDPAEVETFIDGLLTVWMREKHIAGVTVSVVRDGKILFAKGYGYADVAKRTPVDAERTLFRIGSVSKLFTWTGVMQLHEQGKLDLKKDVNAYLDFQIPATYPQPITLTDILTHTPGLEEDPRDLFTEDSAHITPMSKWLPAHMPARVRPPATFASYSNWATGVAGYILERQGGEKTWDDYIENRILKPLGMTQTSTRQPLPASLRGDMSIGYEYKNGEYVPHKFEIVTGAAPAGSISASATDMAKFMIAHLNKGALGDARILGEGETELMHTRVHGHDPRIPGFAHGFYEQSSHGLRMIGHGGDTQWFHSDLSLIPSENVGVFMSTNTNTGSEISFLPFLNAFLDHYYPHELPALTPKAADAPQLQRFAGEYVFNRMNFTTFVKVAALAGSVPVTPMPDGTLMVKTPFGVMRMAQVDSLLFRDLNSETRIAFRAEPSGKITHAFYDAAPMMVLDKYEGMSQPKVHLFILGGGLVMFLAIIITALVRFFIRNTPGRPRLEPSIVNGRRALVFAGLLLAVFMAILAKLVSDPEQLLGGSPKGLMVGLAFPVLALVLVLWGAWLMIQQWRNGDGTIWMRLRHSGAVAIALLFFWSLNTWNLLGWRM, encoded by the coding sequence GTGCGCCTCTCCCGACTCGCTGCCTGCGCCCTCGCCGCCGTCTCGCCTCTCAGTCTGGCTGCTGCGCAGGCAAAGGGGCCGGCCTCGCAACTCCCCACCGCTTCACCCGCCGCGCCAACCCCCGCGTTGGCCGGGGCACCCGCGGTGCGCGGCCCACGCGATCCCGCCGAGGTGGAGACATTCATCGATGGCCTGCTCACCGTGTGGATGCGAGAGAAGCACATCGCCGGCGTGACGGTCTCGGTGGTGCGCGACGGCAAGATCCTCTTTGCCAAGGGGTACGGCTACGCCGATGTTGCCAAGCGCACCCCCGTCGACGCCGAGCGCACGCTCTTTCGCATCGGGTCCGTCTCGAAGCTCTTCACCTGGACGGGGGTGATGCAGCTGCACGAGCAGGGGAAGCTGGACCTGAAGAAGGACGTCAACGCGTATCTCGACTTCCAGATTCCGGCAACCTATCCGCAGCCGATCACCCTCACCGATATCCTCACGCACACGCCGGGGCTGGAGGAAGATCCCCGCGACCTCTTCACCGAGGACTCGGCGCACATCACGCCGATGTCCAAGTGGCTCCCCGCGCACATGCCGGCGCGCGTGCGTCCGCCGGCGACCTTCGCGTCGTACTCCAACTGGGCAACGGGCGTGGCCGGCTACATCCTGGAACGGCAGGGTGGCGAGAAGACGTGGGACGACTACATCGAGAACCGCATCCTGAAGCCGCTGGGGATGACGCAGACCAGCACGCGGCAGCCGCTCCCGGCGTCGCTGCGAGGCGACATGTCGATTGGCTACGAGTACAAGAACGGCGAGTACGTCCCGCACAAGTTCGAGATCGTGACCGGCGCTGCACCGGCCGGGTCGATCAGCGCCTCGGCGACCGACATGGCGAAGTTCATGATCGCGCACCTCAACAAGGGGGCGTTAGGCGACGCGCGCATCCTTGGCGAGGGCGAGACGGAACTGATGCACACGCGCGTCCATGGCCACGACCCGCGCATCCCGGGCTTCGCGCACGGGTTCTACGAGCAGTCATCGCACGGGCTGCGCATGATCGGGCATGGCGGCGACACGCAGTGGTTCCACTCGGACCTGTCGCTCATCCCGAGCGAGAACGTGGGCGTCTTCATGTCCACGAACACCAACACCGGGAGCGAGATCTCCTTCCTCCCGTTCCTCAACGCCTTCCTCGATCACTACTATCCGCACGAGCTGCCGGCGCTGACGCCCAAGGCGGCCGATGCGCCGCAGCTGCAACGCTTCGCCGGCGAGTACGTCTTCAACCGGATGAACTTCACCACCTTCGTGAAGGTGGCGGCGCTGGCCGGTTCCGTCCCCGTGACGCCGATGCCCGACGGGACGCTGATGGTCAAGACGCCGTTCGGGGTGATGCGGATGGCGCAGGTGGACTCGCTCCTCTTCCGCGACCTCAACAGCGAGACGCGCATCGCCTTCCGCGCCGAGCCGTCGGGGAAGATCACGCACGCCTTCTATGACGCGGCGCCGATGATGGTGCTGGACAAGTACGAAGGAATGTCGCAGCCCAAGGTACACCTGTTCATCCTGGGAGGCGGGCTGGTGATGTTCCTCGCGATCATCATCACGGCGCTGGTGCGCTTCTTCATCCGCAACACGCCGGGGAGGCCGCGACTCGAGCCGTCCATCGTCAACGGCCGTCGGGCGCTGGTGTTCGCCGGGCTTCTCCTCGCCGTCTTCATGGCGATCCTCGCCAAGCTCGTTTCGGATCCCGAGCAACTCCTCGGCGGGTCGCCGAAGGGTTTGATGGTTGGTCTCGCCTTCCCGGTCCTTGCGCTGGTGCTGGTGCTCTGGGGGGCGTGGCTCATGATCCAGCAGTGGCGCAACGGCGACGGGACGATCTGGATGCGCCTGCGGCACAGCGGGGCGGTGGCCATCGCGCTGCTTTTCTTCTGGTCACTCAATACGTGGAACCTGCTGGGGTGGCGGATGTAG
- a CDS encoding proline racemase family protein, whose protein sequence is MRVSNLIHAVDAHAGGEHGRVIVGGVPNVPGQTMFDKMVWLRTHGDALRLRMLREPRGYPAANCNLILPSNHPEADAGFVIMEHVEYPGMSGTNTMCTVTVLLETGMLPMHEPVTELTLETPAGVIRVRADCANGKVTRVTFRNVPAFATHLDAPVEVPTLGTVRVDVAYGGMFYVIADATQFGLRLTPDEGGDIVRIGEMIKAATREQLPVVHPDQPDFDGVTIAQLSGPPLKDSADWQNAVVVSTGQLDWDRPSTWTGALDRSPCGTGTSAKMATLHARGRLGLHQDFRHSGVLGTVFTGRLVEEVTVGPYRAVVPTIAGQAWITGMATYVLDPTDPFPEGFTVGDIW, encoded by the coding sequence GTGAGAGTCTCCAACCTCATTCACGCCGTCGACGCCCACGCGGGCGGCGAGCACGGACGCGTCATCGTCGGGGGGGTGCCGAACGTCCCCGGCCAGACCATGTTCGACAAGATGGTCTGGCTGCGCACGCACGGCGACGCGTTGCGCCTGCGCATGCTGCGCGAGCCGCGCGGCTACCCGGCCGCCAACTGCAACCTCATCCTCCCCTCCAACCATCCCGAGGCGGACGCCGGCTTCGTGATCATGGAGCACGTGGAGTATCCGGGGATGTCGGGGACGAACACGATGTGCACCGTGACGGTCCTGCTCGAGACGGGGATGCTCCCGATGCACGAGCCGGTGACCGAGCTGACGCTGGAGACGCCGGCCGGGGTGATCCGCGTCCGCGCCGACTGCGCCAACGGGAAGGTCACGCGCGTCACGTTCCGCAACGTCCCCGCCTTTGCCACGCACCTCGACGCTCCGGTCGAGGTGCCGACGTTAGGCACGGTGCGCGTGGACGTGGCCTACGGCGGGATGTTCTATGTCATTGCCGACGCCACGCAGTTCGGGCTCCGCCTCACCCCCGACGAAGGGGGCGACATCGTCCGCATCGGCGAGATGATCAAGGCCGCGACGCGCGAACAGCTCCCGGTGGTGCATCCCGACCAGCCGGACTTCGACGGAGTCACCATCGCCCAGCTCTCCGGGCCGCCCCTCAAGGACTCTGCGGACTGGCAGAACGCGGTCGTCGTGTCCACGGGGCAGCTCGACTGGGATCGTCCCTCCACCTGGACCGGGGCGCTCGACCGCTCGCCGTGCGGGACGGGGACCTCGGCCAAGATGGCGACGCTTCACGCGCGGGGGCGCCTTGGGCTGCATCAGGACTTCCGGCACAGCGGTGTCCTGGGAACGGTCTTCACCGGTCGGCTCGTCGAGGAGGTCACCGTCGGTCCCTACCGGGCGGTAGTACCGACGATCGCCGGACAGGCGTGGATTACGGGGATGGCGACGTACGTCCTGGACCCGACCGACCCGTTCCCCGAGGGGTTCACCGTCGGCGACATCTGGTAG
- a CDS encoding LysR family transcriptional regulator: MARLTVRIDFREGARLGPGKIALLEAVALHGSITAAAKSLGMSYRRAWLLIEEVNAMFEPAVVETAHGGAKGGGAMLTSFGRDVVARYRRIEEALDRAASRELQFLEGKLSA, from the coding sequence ATGGCACGACTCACGGTTCGCATCGACTTCCGCGAGGGGGCGCGGTTGGGGCCGGGCAAGATCGCGCTGCTGGAGGCGGTGGCGCTGCACGGGAGCATCACCGCGGCCGCCAAGTCGCTGGGGATGTCGTACCGGCGCGCGTGGCTCCTGATCGAGGAGGTGAATGCGATGTTCGAACCGGCGGTGGTGGAGACCGCGCACGGCGGGGCCAAGGGAGGGGGAGCGATGCTGACCTCCTTTGGCCGCGACGTGGTGGCGCGCTACCGGCGGATCGAGGAGGCGCTCGACCGCGCCGCCTCCCGCGAGCTGCAGTTTCTCGAGGGGAAGCTGAGCGCCTAG
- a CDS encoding HNH endonuclease: MTNPAKRRSRRPRRGRPDAHIPQHSSVSTSREAYAETRRWLLAQHGPTCAYCGVESNPRNITLDHVTPRKGQTAYDRRDNLVLACKRCNSAKADKPFLMYLLAQRVRAINLARYGQHLSDGILDIVRPLAGDIAPLPPRLEMRPRVVYGGEVEDESPYSESPYRVSA, translated from the coding sequence ATGACAAATCCAGCAAAGCGCCGGAGCCGCCGACCGCGGCGTGGCAGACCGGACGCGCACATTCCACAGCACTCCTCCGTTTCGACCAGCCGGGAAGCGTACGCCGAGACCCGCCGCTGGCTCCTGGCGCAGCACGGACCCACCTGCGCCTATTGCGGAGTCGAGTCGAACCCGCGGAACATCACGCTCGATCACGTCACGCCTCGAAAGGGGCAGACGGCGTACGATCGGCGCGACAACCTGGTCCTGGCCTGCAAGCGCTGCAACAGCGCCAAGGCCGACAAGCCCTTCCTGATGTACCTCCTCGCGCAGCGCGTGCGCGCCATCAACCTGGCGCGGTACGGGCAGCACCTGAGCGACGGGATTCTCGACATCGTGCGGCCGCTGGCGGGCGACATTGCCCCGCTCCCGCCGCGATTGGAGATGCGTCCGCGCGTGGTATACGGGGGTGAAGTCGAGGACGAATCTCCCTACTCCGAGTCGCCGTATCGCGTGAGCGCGTGA
- a CDS encoding glycoside hydrolase family 3 protein, with protein sequence MPPTSDAPIAHLTPRIATLSGASPARVILALALTTALALASAIASPLVAQRPNGPTFAAQPHLTDRRVVARQVQPFLGARGVPILERDGLRFKDLDRNGEVDRYEDWRLTAAARARDLVARMSLGDKAGAMMHGNLRSVGPMGAVGVGTEVDLDAMRAVIRDVGITHVIMRLGGAPADLARQTNAVQELAEGSRLGIPVTISTDPRHHFQYVVGASVQTGQFSQWPEPLGLAALRDPAITKRFADIARQEYRAVGIHMTLSPQADLATEPRWSRINGTFGEDPDLALRLTRAYVEGFQHGARGVDSSGVAAVVKHWVGYGAARLGYDSHNVFGRYADIDGAALAVHVRPFLGAFAAGVAGVMPTYSILEGATINGQRVEAVGAGFSKQLVNDLLRRTHGYRGIVLSDWAITSDCTERCRNGAPAGERPSWSDVGMPWGVEDLPKVDRFVKAVRAGIDQFGGTEEAPQLVEAVRSGKLTEAQLDASVVRLMVQKFQLGLFENPYVDVERARRVVGSNAFRGAGLDAQRKALVVLENKGALLPLGRTVRRVYLHNVDPMLAASYGWRVVSDPAQADVAIMRLDAPFETLHPGWVFGAMQHEGNLGFRDGDADYGRFKAVSAVVPTIVTVYLDRPAILTPLKERARVLIGNFGVSDAALLDVVAGKARAQGKLPFALPSSMASVEAQRGDTPHDLKRPLYSFGAGIVR encoded by the coding sequence ATGCCACCCACTTCCGATGCTCCAATCGCGCACCTGACGCCCCGCATCGCCACGTTGTCCGGGGCGTCGCCCGCCCGCGTCATCCTCGCGCTCGCCCTCACGACGGCGCTGGCACTGGCGTCGGCAATCGCCTCTCCCCTCGTCGCGCAGCGTCCAAACGGCCCCACCTTCGCGGCGCAGCCCCATCTCACCGATCGCCGCGTCGTCGCGCGTCAGGTGCAACCCTTCCTCGGCGCCCGCGGCGTCCCGATCCTCGAACGTGACGGACTGCGCTTCAAGGACCTCGACCGCAACGGTGAAGTGGACCGGTACGAGGACTGGCGCCTCACCGCCGCGGCCCGCGCCCGCGATCTCGTCGCACGCATGTCGCTCGGCGACAAGGCCGGGGCGATGATGCATGGCAACCTGCGAAGCGTTGGCCCCATGGGCGCGGTCGGCGTGGGGACCGAGGTCGACCTCGACGCCATGCGCGCCGTGATTCGCGATGTGGGAATCACGCACGTGATCATGCGACTGGGCGGCGCTCCCGCCGACCTGGCGCGGCAGACCAACGCGGTGCAGGAACTGGCGGAGGGGAGCCGGCTCGGCATCCCGGTCACGATCAGCACCGACCCGCGCCATCACTTCCAGTACGTCGTGGGCGCCAGTGTGCAGACGGGGCAGTTTTCGCAGTGGCCGGAACCGTTAGGCCTGGCCGCACTGCGCGACCCCGCGATCACGAAGCGTTTCGCCGACATCGCGCGGCAGGAGTATCGCGCGGTGGGGATCCACATGACGCTCTCGCCGCAGGCCGACCTTGCCACCGAGCCGCGTTGGAGCCGCATCAACGGAACGTTTGGTGAAGATCCCGACCTCGCGCTTCGCCTGACGAGGGCCTATGTCGAAGGCTTCCAGCACGGCGCGCGCGGCGTCGATTCCAGTGGCGTGGCCGCGGTGGTGAAGCATTGGGTCGGCTATGGCGCCGCACGGCTTGGCTACGACTCGCACAACGTTTTTGGGCGCTACGCCGACATCGACGGCGCCGCGCTCGCCGTCCATGTCCGGCCGTTCCTCGGCGCCTTCGCCGCGGGAGTGGCCGGCGTCATGCCCACGTACTCCATCCTCGAAGGCGCCACGATCAACGGGCAGAGGGTGGAAGCGGTCGGCGCCGGCTTCAGCAAGCAGCTCGTCAACGACCTGTTGCGCCGGACGCACGGCTACCGGGGGATCGTTCTCTCCGACTGGGCGATTACCAGCGATTGCACCGAGCGGTGTCGCAACGGCGCCCCCGCCGGCGAGCGTCCGTCGTGGAGCGATGTGGGGATGCCGTGGGGCGTGGAGGACCTTCCCAAGGTCGACCGCTTCGTCAAGGCCGTGCGCGCCGGCATCGACCAGTTTGGGGGGACCGAGGAGGCGCCCCAACTGGTGGAAGCAGTGCGTAGCGGCAAGCTCACCGAGGCGCAGCTCGACGCCTCGGTCGTGCGTCTCATGGTGCAGAAGTTCCAGCTCGGCCTCTTCGAGAATCCGTACGTCGACGTCGAACGCGCACGGCGCGTGGTGGGGAGCAACGCCTTTCGCGGCGCCGGCCTCGACGCGCAGCGCAAGGCGCTCGTGGTGCTGGAGAACAAGGGAGCGCTCCTCCCGTTAGGGCGCACGGTCCGGCGCGTGTACTTGCACAACGTCGACCCCATGCTCGCCGCCAGCTACGGGTGGCGTGTGGTCAGCGATCCGGCACAGGCCGACGTGGCCATCATGCGCCTCGACGCCCCGTTCGAGACGTTGCACCCGGGGTGGGTCTTTGGCGCCATGCAGCACGAAGGCAATCTCGGCTTCAGGGACGGAGACGCCGACTACGGGCGCTTCAAGGCGGTGAGCGCTGTTGTCCCCACCATCGTCACCGTGTACCTCGACCGCCCGGCGATCCTGACCCCGCTCAAGGAGCGGGCACGTGTGCTGATTGGCAACTTCGGTGTGAGCGATGCGGCGCTGCTCGATGTGGTGGCCGGCAAGGCGCGGGCTCAGGGGAAGCTCCCCTTTGCCTTGCCGTCGTCCATGGCGAGCGTGGAGGCGCAACGCGGCGACACGCCGCACGACCTGAAACGACCGCTGTACTCGTTTGGCGCGGGAATCGTGCGCTAG
- a CDS encoding VOC family protein, whose amino-acid sequence MDETPNDRTGTTSGTTSGTTSGTTSGTTSGTTSGTPPGTASAARPGLDPGYGVAPPGFRLPDATRLGAVRLQVSDLDRALAFYTSVIGFRVLGREGDTAALAPLDDDRVLVELSARAGTRAAGRHGLLGIYHFAILLPDRAALGRFVRHLADMRVPAGAGDHLVSEAFYLSDPDGIGIEVYADRPRDSWRRNGHELRLATDPVDVDGLLLAAGDERWRGIPAGTVIGHVHLHVGDLTIARAFYSDALGFDVMAWSYPGALFLGAGGYHHHLGTNTWAGAGARAPADDDAQLLHWTIELPTAADVAAAQASLVRGGVTAIDVAPGVVQLRDPWGTALRLRAAAR is encoded by the coding sequence ATGGACGAGACCCCGAACGATCGCACCGGCACCACGTCAGGCACCACGTCAGGCACCACGTCAGGCACGACGTCAGGCACGACGTCAGGCACGACGTCAGGCACGCCCCCAGGCACCGCGAGCGCCGCGCGGCCGGGGCTCGACCCGGGCTACGGGGTGGCACCGCCCGGGTTCCGCCTGCCCGACGCCACCCGGCTGGGCGCGGTGCGGCTGCAGGTGAGCGACCTCGATCGCGCCCTTGCATTCTACACGTCTGTGATAGGCTTTCGCGTGTTAGGGCGCGAGGGGGACACGGCGGCGCTGGCGCCGCTGGATGACGATCGCGTACTGGTGGAGCTGTCGGCGCGCGCTGGAACGCGCGCTGCGGGACGGCACGGGTTGCTGGGGATCTACCATTTCGCGATCCTGCTCCCCGATCGCGCCGCGCTGGGGCGATTCGTGCGCCACCTGGCCGACATGCGCGTCCCGGCCGGTGCGGGAGACCACCTGGTGAGCGAGGCGTTCTACCTCTCCGATCCGGACGGCATCGGGATCGAGGTGTACGCCGATCGCCCGCGCGACAGCTGGCGCCGCAACGGGCACGAGTTGCGGCTGGCGACCGATCCCGTCGACGTCGACGGATTGCTCCTGGCCGCTGGCGACGAACGGTGGCGCGGGATCCCCGCCGGCACGGTGATCGGGCACGTGCACCTTCACGTGGGCGACCTGACCATCGCTCGCGCCTTCTACTCCGACGCGTTAGGGTTCGACGTGATGGCGTGGAGCTACCCGGGGGCGCTCTTTCTCGGGGCGGGCGGCTACCATCATCACCTGGGGACAAACACGTGGGCCGGGGCGGGGGCGCGAGCGCCCGCGGACGACGACGCACAGCTCCTGCACTGGACCATCGAACTCCCCACCGCTGCCGACGTCGCCGCGGCGCAGGCGAGCCTGGTGCGTGGCGGCGTCACGGCGATCGACGTTGCGCCCGGGGTGGTGCAGCTACGCGATCCGTGGGGGACGGCGTTGCGGCTGAGGGCGGCGGCGCGCTGA